The Flavobacterium sp. 1 genome contains the following window.
GGCGCAGAAATTCTTCTTTGTCCTTGGTTACTTTTGACTCGGCTTTATCGATGGCTTCAACGGCCAATTTTCCGTGTTGGGTAATTTCGCTTATGATTTGGGGTGGTGTTTCACCAGCATGTGCTTCGTGATTCCATTCTTTTTTGGCATAATCCAAAAGTAATTCGGTAATTGGCCCACAAGATTCGTGGAATCCAGGGTAAACACGCCATTTTGCTGGGTTTACTAATTGGCTTTCGAACATTCCCAACAGCAAGGTTTGACGATTTCCTTCGGTAATTCCAAATTGTCTTAATGTTTTTGGAGCAATTTCTCCGGCTTCTTCATAGGCTTTCAAAATATTGTTTCCAGCTTCGTCATCGGTTCCGTATTTCGCAGCCAAGTCTTTATCCCAAAATTTAACCTCTTCGTTTCGGTCTCTTTGGCTATCCCAAGCGTATCTTGCCCATGCTTTGTACCAAATCCAGTCGCGATCCATTTCGAGTAATCGCTCACCCGTTTTGGTTTTATCTGCCGAATATGGCCAGTCCCAGTATGATGCCTGCGGATATAAGTGCAAAGCGTTGGCTCCGTGAGCACTGTGCATTGCTTTTACTGTTTTCTGGATAAAATCCGGAGAACCGTAACGGAATGGTTCCAGGTTTGCCAAAATATGAACATTTTCGATATGGATTGACTTTAAAGCGCTTAACTGTTTGTGCGTTTCTCCCCAAGGTCCGCCTGGTGTGTAGGTCGTCAACGATTCTCCGGTGTATTTACTTTCCGTGTACAGATTTTTATACAACGGAAGCGATTTCTCCATAACCAACGGCGCATCGGTATCGTGAGAACGCAAAATAATTGGCGGTTCGTCTGTTCTTCCCAATGCTTTTAGACCGTCCTGAACGCCTGGAATAATAGTTTTCGTAAACCATTCGACATCATCATCGACCGTGTTGATGGCTTCTCCCAAACAAACCATCAATCCAACGTTTGGATATTTTTCGATAAATGCACTAATCGATTTCCTCGTATAATCGGAAAGCAAAGGTGTTATTGGTCTTGAACGATCCTGTGTTTTCATATTATAATGCTCCGCAAAGGGTTTGGAAACGATGATATTGTAAAACATCTGAATTACCCAGATTCCTCTTTTGTTGGCTTCTACCGTCAGGAATTTATAGATTTCCTCGTTCTTTTTGAAATCTTCTTCGCTTACTTCAAGCGCAAACGGATAGTCTTTCAGTTTTACCAACGAGGCAAATGGGTGTCCGTTCCACAAATACAACGAATTCATACGGTTTTCGACCATCATATCCAGATACTTCGTCCATAGTTTTTTGTCATAAAACCAAGGGAAAGTTTCGGGTGTGTATGGGTATTCGTAAACGTCTCTACCGGGAAGATAAACCGGTTTTTGCATTCCGATACAGGCGCCTCTCAAGACCATTTCTGGACTGTCATCGATATTAATTTCGGATGGGATTTCGCCTAATGTTTTGATTCGGTCTGCCAATTCCAAAGCGCCGTATAATACTCCGCTTGCATCAGTCCCTTCAATGAAAATGATGTTTTTTTGGGTGCGGATTTGAAAGCCTTCTTTGTTTATTAATTGGCTGTCGTCGATTTTGGCGGTTTTGGTGTTTTGGTTCCAAAAATCTGTTCCTTTTTCGCCAATAACGATTACTTTATCTTTTGATTTTTTAGGGGTTTTATCAGAAAAAGTTATTTTGAATCCTTTGGCTGTTGCTGTTTCTGATAATTTTTGGGCACCAAATTCTGCTCTTGGCGCATTAGCATAACGAACGATTGTGATGTTTTGTGCTGATGCAAAAGTGGCACATAATCCTAAAAAAAGTAAACTTAGATATTTCATTGTTTCATTATTTTTGACTACAAATTGCACACCAGAGCGACAGCGAACTGACGAAGTAAATTAGCACAAATTATAATCTTGATTTTTTTTTTGCCACAGATTAAAAAGATTTCCACAGATTTGATAATCCTTTTAATCTGTGGCTAAATGATTTAATTCTGAAAAATTTTCTTCAAGTACGCTACATTGGCTCCATAATTCGCTTTTACATTATGTACTTGCGTTACATCACGGGAACGTTCTACGATTAACCAGCCTTTCCACTTCATTTCGTCCAGCACTTTTTTGATTTTTGGCATATCGACATTTTTATCGTTTTCCAGCCAAACGTTATCTGTTGTCGAAGCGTGAATTTGAGCCAGATGTTTTTTACCTAAAATCTTCAATTCGGTGGCAATGTCTCTTCCGTTATCTACGGCATTAGCAAAATTGAAAGAACTTTTGATGTGTTTACAGCCAATTTCTTCCAATAGTTTTTTCTCTTCGGTAGCGTTCAATGAAGTTTCAATAGCGATGACACCTCCTATTTTTCCAACTTGTTTTCCTGCCCATTTTAATCTTTCGATAATTATCGGACGTAATTCGGGATTTTTATTCAAATCGCTTTCGGTACCCAAAGGTAAATAAGCGACTTTTACTTTCATATTTTTCATTGTTGCCACACAATCGTTAATCATAAAGGTAATTGAATCTCTTTTGGCAAAGGATTGTGCATAAAATCCGGACATTGCGATGGAACTGATTCCGACACCTGTTTCTTTCGACTTATCCAGAAACTTTTGTCTTTCGATCGGGTCGCCTAATTTACTGTCGAATGTTGGTCTTTTTCCCAAACCACCCATATCCAGTTCAATTCCGTCTGCTTTTATTTCGCTTGCTAAAGCAAATGAGCCGAGTTTTTGTCTTTTTAGAATCATCCAATCGCAAACCGCCACTTTGTAACGTTGTTTTTTTGATGATTGAGCGGAAACTTCGCTATTGAATGTTCCTGCAAGAACAAGAAGAATTGCAATAATTAAGTTCTTTCGAATAGTAACTAATTTCATATTTATTAAGTTTTTTTGCCACAGATTAAAAAGATTAAAAGATTTTCACAGATTAAAAATCTGCTGAATCTGCAAAATCTGCGTGCTAATTCTTTTTCACGCAGATTTTGCAGATTTACGCAGATTAAAAAATTAAACCATTTAAAAAAATCCTTTTAATCTTTTTAATCTGTGGCGAAACATTTTTTCAATCTATTCCTCTTCTGCTTTAACAGCTTTTACTTCCTTACCTTCATTCCCTGGCCAGATTCCGTTTTTGATTGGAATAGCGACCAATTTACTTGGATCTATTTTTACGTATTTCAGTTTTTCTCTTCTCCAAGTGTAAACGATATGCACCATTCCGTCTGAACTCTGAATTATAGATGGATACGAATATTGACTGATTTTAGAATCTTCCAAAACCAATACCGCTTTCCAATTGATTCCATCATCAGAAATAGAAAGATTTAAAGGTGTTCTTGGTCCTTTAGCCTCTTTTCCAGGAGGCAAAACATGATTATAAACCAATAAATGTTTCCCGTTTTTAAGCGTTACGGCATCGGTTCCGGAGTTGTTATTTGGTAAACCAATTAGTTCTATCTTCGACCAAATTTTTCCGTTATCTTTAGAAAATGTGCTGAAAATGGCTCTGTTTCTGGTTCTCCCAATCGCTTGAATACTTCCGTCTTTATGAAAAAGAATACTTGGCTGAATGGCATTTATTTTTTGTTTTCCTCTGGACAAAGTATCTCCCATAACCCAGGTTTTACCAAAATCCGGAGTCGATTCCATACGCAAACGCCAGCCATCACCTTCGATACTTGAGGGGCATAAAAGCGTTCCATTACTCAATAAAACCGGTTTGTTTTTAATTGGTCCTAAAAATCCTTCCGGCATTTTTTTAGCTTCCGACCAAGTTTTTCCGCCATCAGAAGAAGTTCTGATTACGCCCCACCACTCGGATGGTTTTGGTCCGATTTTGTAAAACAACATCAAATCTCCATCTGGAATTTGGTACAAAACAGGATTCCAAGTTGGTAATCTTGGCCCGTCTTTCATAATACCATCAGCTACTTGAATACCTTCAGTCCACTTGTCGCTTCCTTTTGGTTTTCTGCTAACCCAAATACAAACATCAGGATTTCTTTCGGCAGTTCCGCCAAACCATGATGCTACTAAATCTCCGTTGGTTGCTTCCACAATTGTTACAGCGTGGCACGATGAATATGGCGCTTTGTCGTATATGAATTCGTCTACCAAAATTCCTTCTTTCCAAGTCTTTTTCTCCAAAGCAGATTTACAGCTTCCTAAAAGCAGCAATCCAAAAAAGACGATAGTTATATCTTTGAGTTTCATTATTTATTCTTTAAAACATTTATAAGATTTATTTTCAACGTATTATACAAATATCAGCATGCAAAAAATTATTAAGTGTAAAAATGACACTAAAAAATTAAAGACGTATCCTGTACAGTGCTGAAATATCTATTGAAACTTTAAATTCAAAGTATAAGAACCCGATTCTAAAGTCAGGACTATGTTATTGTTTTCGGTTTTATAAGAAGATGAAAATTGAGTCAGTTTTTGCTTGTTTACCATTACTGATGAAGCATTCGTTGTTGGCAAATACACTACAGCCGATGAGTTGGCCGGAATGGTAATTTTCCATTCTAAAGTGTTTTTGTTTTTCTTCCAGTCGCTTTTAATCAGTCCGTAAATCGATTCGTAAGAGGCATTTACATACGTCAATCCGGCATTGAAATCCGGTTTCATAATGATTTGCTTGAATCCCGGAGTTTCAGGATTGCTCTTGATTCCTGCCATATTTTCGTAATACCAGATCAGTAAATCACCCAAAAGCATCACGTGATTTTGCGAATTCATTGTTGGGTCTGCGGTGTTTCCGTTCCATAATTCCCAAATGGTAGTGGCTCCGTTTTCGACCATATAACCCCAGCTTGGATAGGTTTTGTTGGAAGCCAGTTTATATGCCAAATCCCCTCTTCCGAAGTTCGTCAGCGTTCGCATCAAAAATTGTGTTCCAATAACGCCTGTGCTGATATGACCTTGTTTAGTCACTTCAACTTCGTGAACCATATTTTGGAAAACTTTGTCTATCAAATTTTCAGGAACCAGACCGAAAGCCAAAGGCAATACGTTAGCCGTTACTGTATTATTGGCGTAGTAGTTTTTTTCCGTATTTAAAAATTTGGTATTGAATGCTTTTTTGATTCTTGTTGTCAAATCATCATAATGAGCAATATCGGCATCGGCACTGGCAATTTTGGCAAACTTTTTCATAATGCCCAAAAGCTGATAATAAAATGCACTTGATAACAATTGTCCATCCGTTAAACGGGCAGGATCTTTGGAACGAATCAACTCTAATGATTCCGGCGGAACACACCAATCACCATATTTGTCTTTATCCATTAAATCATCTTTCAGATAATTTTCTTCCATATACACCATCCATTTTTTCATAGACGGGTATTGTTTTTTGATCACTTCTGCATCGCCAAATTGTTGGTACAGCATATCGCCCACTGTGATATACGTTCCCGGCCAGGTCACATTATCACCGTAATAACGCCAAAATGCCGGCGCCACATCTGGTAATCCTCCGTCCTGTGTTTGCGAATATTTAATATCATCGAGCCATTTGGCATACAAAGTCTGGTTATCGAATAAAAAACTTTCGCCATAAGCACCCGTTGTTCTATCGCCCAACCAAGGCTGACGCTCATTTCGCTGTGGACAGTCGATTGGCATTCCTTTGTAATTTCCGCTGATGCCCCACCAGGCATTTTTAAAAATCTGGTTCATCGTAGCATCCGAAGATTCGAAAGTTCCAGTCGTTTTGATATCGTCATACACCACTTTTCCAACGAAATTATCCAAAGTTGGTTTAATCGGAAAACCTGAAATCTCTACAAATCGAAAACCGTGGAATATAAAACGAGGTTCCCAGATTTCTTCGCCTTCGCCTTTCAAAGTATAAACATCAGTCGTTTTCGCATCACGCAAATTGGCAATGTACAGCGAACCATTAGCCTGCAAAGATTCGGCAAATTTCATTGTGATTTGGTCACCGCTTTTCCCTTTCACTTTCAGTTGCAACCAGCCCACCATATTCTGACCCATATCCAAAATATAAGTTCCTTTGGCAGTAGCTTTTATCGAAATCGGTTTTACCTCGCCCATTATTTTCATATTCGGCGTCATCTGCGCTTCATAAAAACCGCCTGGTTCCTGAACGTATCTAGCATTTACCCAGTTTTTATTGTCAAAATTGGTCGTAGCCCAGCCTTTCATTTCCTTTCGGGCATCGTATTCTTCGCCGTCGTATTCGTTGTTGGATAAAATCGGTCCGTCAGTGGTTAATTTCCAGGTATCGTCTGTCCGGATGATGTCTTTGGTTCCATCGGTATATTCGACAAACAATTGCAAAGCCATTTTCGGAAAACCAAAAGATTTGATTTTATACGGTTTGTAATCCTGACGCATCGCAAAAAATCGTCCATTCCCTAAAATCGTTCCCAGCATATTTTTACCTTCTTTCAATTGCGAAGTCACGTCAAAAACATTGTATTTTACGTTTTTGGTGTAATCCGTCGGAACGGGTGCCAAAACCTGATCGCCAATTTTATTTCCGTTGATGTACAACTCATACAAGCCCATTCCCATTATGTAAACTTTGGCGGATTTCACTTGTTTTTTGAGGTTGATTTCTTTTCGCAAATAGCGGGCTGACAATCTCGAATACTGGGAAACGCTGTCATCTTTCGACAATTTTTCATAGCCAATCCAGCGAGTCGATTTCCAGTCGGCATAAGTTAAAATCCCGATGCTGAAATGGGCAGTTGTAGCCGATTTGATTTCGCCTTTATTCGTAAAAACAGTTACTTTCCAAAACGCATTTTGTCGCTCGCCCAACTTTTTTCCGTTGTATATAATATTGACAGATTCGTCACTTGTTACTTTTCCGCTATCCCATAAATCAACTTTGTTCGCATTCAGATTTTCTAAAGTTGAAGCGACCATAATTTGATAAGCCGTTTGTTTTACATCGTTCACATCCGACTTTATCTGCCAGCTCAAACGTGGCTGAACCACATCAATTCCTTCCGGATTGTTCAGCATTTCGCATTGCAGATTGGTTACGCTGATTTTGTTTTGGGCTTCTGCCAAAGAAAAACAGAGCAATGCGATTAAGATGAATGTATATAGAAATGATTTTTTCATAAGTTTTATTTTTGTCACGAAATTTTATCTCTTTTTTTGTCTAATTCTATCTAAAAACTCTTTTTTGGATGCAATTACAATTGAGCATAAGTTTTTATGATATACAAAAACTCCAATAACACAAAGGGAATTTTCAACATCACCATTATCAATTACATATTCTGAATCTGTTGGATTCATTGTTTTTATATTATACATAAAAATATCTTCATGACCAGAAATCAAAAATTCATCATTTTGAACAACATAATCATAAAATAATTTCCCAATACCCATTAATTTTTCATTTTCTTCATCCCCTTCAGCAATTATTTCAACTTCAAAATCTTTTGGTAATGGTCTTTTATATTTTGCATAAAAGACACCCTTGAAATTTTTAATATGTAGTTTTTTTAAATCATCATAACTAAAATTGACACTTAAAACTTTGCCGTCTGAAAAATGCAATCTATCAGCCCAATTTTTTTGACGCATAATAGATTTAATCGATTTTCTAGTCAGTTCAATTTGATCATCGTTATGATTATTCATTACTCCAATTGCATCTCTTATTTCTTGATCAATTTGAGAGTATTGATTATTACAGTCAAAACAGGCTGGAACAACTAATCTATTAACTTTATACTC
Protein-coding sequences here:
- a CDS encoding exo-alpha-sialidase, producing MKLKDITIVFFGLLLLGSCKSALEKKTWKEGILVDEFIYDKAPYSSCHAVTIVEATNGDLVASWFGGTAERNPDVCIWVSRKPKGSDKWTEGIQVADGIMKDGPRLPTWNPVLYQIPDGDLMLFYKIGPKPSEWWGVIRTSSDGGKTWSEAKKMPEGFLGPIKNKPVLLSNGTLLCPSSIEGDGWRLRMESTPDFGKTWVMGDTLSRGKQKINAIQPSILFHKDGSIQAIGRTRNRAIFSTFSKDNGKIWSKIELIGLPNNNSGTDAVTLKNGKHLLVYNHVLPPGKEAKGPRTPLNLSISDDGINWKAVLVLEDSKISQYSYPSIIQSSDGMVHIVYTWRREKLKYVKIDPSKLVAIPIKNGIWPGNEGKEVKAVKAEEE
- a CDS encoding HNH endonuclease, with product MQLCYNCGNEFPEENITREHIPAQNLFVGYGNEYKVNRLVVPACFDCNNQYSQIDQEIRDAIGVMNNHNDDQIELTRKSIKSIMRQKNWADRLHFSDGKVLSVNFSYDDLKKLHIKNFKGVFYAKYKRPLPKDFEVEIIAEGDEENEKLMGIGKLFYDYVVQNDEFLISGHEDIFMYNIKTMNPTDSEYVIDNGDVENSLCVIGVFVYHKNLCSIVIASKKEFLDRIRQKKR
- a CDS encoding sugar phosphate isomerase/epimerase yields the protein MKLVTIRKNLIIAILLVLAGTFNSEVSAQSSKKQRYKVAVCDWMILKRQKLGSFALASEIKADGIELDMGGLGKRPTFDSKLGDPIERQKFLDKSKETGVGISSIAMSGFYAQSFAKRDSITFMINDCVATMKNMKVKVAYLPLGTESDLNKNPELRPIIIERLKWAGKQVGKIGGVIAIETSLNATEEKKLLEEIGCKHIKSSFNFANAVDNGRDIATELKILGKKHLAQIHASTTDNVWLENDKNVDMPKIKKVLDEMKWKGWLIVERSRDVTQVHNVKANYGANVAYLKKIFQN
- a CDS encoding glycoside hydrolase family 78 protein, encoding MKKSFLYTFILIALLCFSLAEAQNKISVTNLQCEMLNNPEGIDVVQPRLSWQIKSDVNDVKQTAYQIMVASTLENLNANKVDLWDSGKVTSDESVNIIYNGKKLGERQNAFWKVTVFTNKGEIKSATTAHFSIGILTYADWKSTRWIGYEKLSKDDSVSQYSRLSARYLRKEINLKKQVKSAKVYIMGMGLYELYINGNKIGDQVLAPVPTDYTKNVKYNVFDVTSQLKEGKNMLGTILGNGRFFAMRQDYKPYKIKSFGFPKMALQLFVEYTDGTKDIIRTDDTWKLTTDGPILSNNEYDGEEYDARKEMKGWATTNFDNKNWVNARYVQEPGGFYEAQMTPNMKIMGEVKPISIKATAKGTYILDMGQNMVGWLQLKVKGKSGDQITMKFAESLQANGSLYIANLRDAKTTDVYTLKGEGEEIWEPRFIFHGFRFVEISGFPIKPTLDNFVGKVVYDDIKTTGTFESSDATMNQIFKNAWWGISGNYKGMPIDCPQRNERQPWLGDRTTGAYGESFLFDNQTLYAKWLDDIKYSQTQDGGLPDVAPAFWRYYGDNVTWPGTYITVGDMLYQQFGDAEVIKKQYPSMKKWMVYMEENYLKDDLMDKDKYGDWCVPPESLELIRSKDPARLTDGQLLSSAFYYQLLGIMKKFAKIASADADIAHYDDLTTRIKKAFNTKFLNTEKNYYANNTVTANVLPLAFGLVPENLIDKVFQNMVHEVEVTKQGHISTGVIGTQFLMRTLTNFGRGDLAYKLASNKTYPSWGYMVENGATTIWELWNGNTADPTMNSQNHVMLLGDLLIWYYENMAGIKSNPETPGFKQIIMKPDFNAGLTYVNASYESIYGLIKSDWKKNKNTLEWKITIPANSSAVVYLPTTNASSVMVNKQKLTQFSSSYKTENNNIVLTLESGSYTLNLKFQ